One Amorphoplanes digitatis genomic window carries:
- a CDS encoding AAA domain-containing protein has protein sequence MSPPQPESYTVIRDRAVSVADYLLAVRAHMERPARTVPADAHRLDSLPVHPAVELGPAPDGTSWLRVGLPDLPGPVAVPAELRRRLNEISATDEPKADDADDAADGPADAGFEAWRDQVWRPWALLSREAEKARTLHRQLFDLMHQIDMTAATTELVWGHGILETAVGDQRVRYPLVATPVIIEYEPDRSLITVSPQGPSRLQTDALAGLDERYLGQLLALAGPAGTLEVDLWNDLERREFFERALGRLGYERRLVAPGQSATGPHLVDTGILFARPRQRLLRGFLENLRDRLLAGETGSVGALAAIVAHEPSRLRMPDDRPEDWHRVGERLLMPLPTNAAQESIARRLALHRNVAVQGPPGTGKTHTIRNLICHLMANGKRVLVVAQKEDPLRVLRDGLPEEVRALCLAVLGRTTDQLVQLQLAARELSDRAATLDKTAEAARVERLTRRLEEAERDLATALGGLRAIAENEAATYRIDDVQLSPADVGAWLRERAAADGGITDPVTPSEPPPLSADEFAALLDLAARLAPADRAAALRPLPDVADLPPAETARRSRADRDAAADRASRLEMAGVDTDSVRAQGPSLVSELLEGLRDAVAWLHRREGTWTDRLGRLLSDPHWATMWTDHVRATGELQRALAELARVLGGHRVTAATALVAEPKRLLAGVGELRERFAAGRGVNRLLAPGLWRIADEVRVDGEPLRTVEDAELAAAWIRRAQAQRRLGEHWAEWVRRLDIPERQGDPEVWAGTLLAEAERSLGWDARQWPELSARLRVLVPQQELELDAARLAEVSALLDDSPVVFELDELDARDRAVADGLVPWPELAAAWFDPELVQWDALVAEARRLVALGPDAARYAELLDRLARVAPEWAGQVDAGLVPAVSGAACMRAWQWRQAQTWFDLVVGSVDPAVLNRRVELGRDKIRRLTGDLVVASAWLEVARALDDRRRAALADWTTALRKIGKGTGRTAAAWQAHAQRAMASAVEAVPVWVMSVDRAIEQFAGGAHFDVVIVDEASQADLFALPVLSLAERAVVVGDDQQIGPQLGFVGSVSALIHSHLGDVPSAEHFDPESSLYDHAVRRSPERILLTEHFRCVPQIIEFSSRHYYDGKIQPLRADRPLSAPVRAVFIPDGVRQPLAPYGDVNVAEADALVEQVAALVADPDYRGRSIGVISLLSTSGQANYLLGALREAIGEDEMEARRLRVGDAYTFQGDERDVVLVSMVVSDNDGRPAAFTKREYHRRVNVAASRARDQLWIFHSVRASSLLADDARALLLNYAVNLPVQTTAPDLELLCESDFEREVLRRLVKRGYRPTPQFRIGGYRIDFVLNAPDGRRLAIECDGDAYHGPEQWEGDMRRQAVLERVGNCVFVRIRGSIFAREPEAALRPLWQRIEELDVAPWRADEPPALVGDTPSDSETTPSEAAAAD, from the coding sequence ATGTCCCCGCCGCAGCCGGAGTCGTACACGGTCATCCGGGATCGGGCCGTCTCCGTCGCGGATTACCTGCTCGCCGTCCGCGCACACATGGAACGTCCCGCGCGGACCGTGCCCGCCGACGCGCACCGCCTCGACTCCCTGCCCGTGCACCCGGCCGTCGAGCTCGGGCCCGCGCCCGACGGCACCAGCTGGCTGCGCGTGGGGCTGCCGGACCTGCCCGGCCCGGTCGCGGTGCCCGCCGAACTCCGGCGCCGGCTCAACGAGATCAGCGCGACCGACGAGCCCAAGGCCGACGACGCCGACGACGCCGCGGACGGCCCGGCCGACGCGGGCTTCGAGGCCTGGCGCGACCAGGTCTGGCGGCCGTGGGCGCTGCTCAGCCGCGAGGCCGAGAAGGCCCGCACGCTGCACCGGCAGCTCTTCGACCTCATGCACCAGATCGACATGACCGCCGCGACCACCGAGCTGGTCTGGGGGCACGGCATCCTGGAGACCGCCGTCGGCGACCAGCGGGTGCGTTATCCGCTTGTCGCGACCCCGGTGATCATCGAGTACGAGCCGGACCGCTCCCTGATCACCGTCTCGCCGCAGGGCCCGTCCCGGTTGCAGACCGACGCGCTCGCCGGGCTCGACGAGCGCTACCTCGGCCAGCTTCTCGCCCTGGCCGGGCCGGCCGGCACCCTCGAGGTCGACCTGTGGAACGACCTGGAGCGCCGCGAGTTCTTCGAGCGCGCGCTCGGCCGGCTCGGCTACGAACGCCGGCTGGTGGCGCCGGGGCAGAGCGCGACCGGGCCGCACCTGGTCGACACCGGAATCCTCTTCGCCCGGCCCCGGCAGCGACTGCTGCGCGGCTTCCTCGAGAACCTGCGCGACCGCCTGCTGGCCGGCGAGACGGGCAGCGTCGGCGCGCTTGCCGCGATCGTCGCGCACGAGCCGAGCCGGCTCCGGATGCCCGACGACCGGCCCGAGGACTGGCACCGGGTCGGCGAGCGGCTGCTCATGCCGCTGCCGACCAACGCGGCGCAGGAGTCGATCGCGCGCCGCCTCGCCCTGCACCGCAACGTCGCCGTGCAGGGCCCGCCCGGCACCGGCAAGACGCACACCATCCGCAACCTGATCTGCCACCTGATGGCCAACGGCAAGCGGGTGCTCGTCGTCGCGCAGAAGGAGGATCCGCTGCGGGTGCTGCGCGACGGCCTCCCCGAGGAGGTGCGGGCGCTCTGCCTGGCCGTCCTCGGCCGCACCACCGACCAGCTGGTCCAGCTACAGCTCGCCGCGCGTGAGCTCTCCGACCGGGCCGCCACCCTGGACAAGACCGCCGAGGCGGCCCGCGTCGAGCGGCTCACCCGCCGCCTCGAGGAGGCCGAGCGGGACCTGGCGACCGCCCTGGGCGGCCTGCGGGCGATCGCCGAGAACGAGGCCGCGACGTACCGGATCGACGATGTCCAGCTCTCGCCCGCCGACGTCGGGGCCTGGCTGCGGGAGCGGGCCGCCGCCGACGGCGGCATCACCGACCCGGTGACCCCGTCCGAACCGCCGCCGCTGTCCGCGGACGAGTTCGCGGCGCTGCTCGACCTCGCCGCGCGCCTCGCGCCCGCGGACCGGGCGGCCGCGCTGCGCCCGCTGCCGGACGTCGCGGACCTGCCCCCCGCGGAGACCGCACGACGATCGCGAGCCGACCGGGACGCGGCCGCCGACCGCGCGTCGCGCCTGGAGATGGCCGGCGTCGACACCGATTCCGTACGCGCACAGGGGCCCAGCCTCGTATCCGAGCTGCTGGAAGGGCTGCGGGACGCGGTGGCGTGGCTGCACCGGCGCGAGGGCACGTGGACCGACCGGCTCGGGCGGCTGCTGTCCGACCCGCACTGGGCCACGATGTGGACCGACCACGTCCGGGCGACCGGTGAGCTCCAGCGCGCGCTCGCCGAACTCGCCCGCGTCCTCGGCGGGCATCGTGTCACCGCCGCGACCGCGCTGGTGGCCGAGCCGAAGCGGCTCCTCGCCGGCGTCGGCGAGCTGCGGGAGCGGTTCGCCGCGGGCCGGGGCGTCAACCGGCTGCTCGCACCCGGGCTGTGGCGCATCGCCGACGAGGTCCGCGTCGACGGCGAGCCGCTGCGCACGGTCGAGGACGCCGAGCTGGCCGCGGCCTGGATACGCCGGGCGCAGGCGCAGCGCCGGCTGGGCGAGCACTGGGCCGAGTGGGTCCGGCGGCTCGACATCCCCGAGCGCCAGGGCGACCCGGAGGTGTGGGCGGGAACGCTGCTCGCCGAGGCCGAACGCTCCCTGGGCTGGGACGCGCGCCAGTGGCCCGAACTCTCCGCGCGCCTGCGGGTGCTCGTACCCCAGCAGGAGCTGGAGCTGGACGCGGCCCGGCTGGCCGAGGTCTCGGCCCTGCTGGACGACAGCCCGGTGGTCTTCGAGCTCGACGAGCTGGACGCGCGTGACCGCGCGGTCGCCGACGGCCTGGTGCCGTGGCCGGAGCTCGCCGCGGCCTGGTTCGACCCCGAGCTGGTGCAGTGGGACGCCCTGGTCGCCGAGGCACGCCGGCTGGTCGCGCTCGGGCCCGACGCGGCGCGCTACGCCGAGCTGCTGGACCGGCTGGCGCGGGTGGCGCCGGAATGGGCCGGCCAGGTCGACGCCGGGCTGGTGCCGGCCGTCTCCGGCGCCGCCTGCATGCGGGCCTGGCAGTGGCGGCAGGCGCAGACGTGGTTCGACCTTGTGGTCGGCAGCGTCGACCCGGCAGTGCTGAACCGCCGGGTCGAGCTGGGCCGCGACAAGATCCGGCGGCTCACCGGGGACCTGGTCGTCGCGTCCGCCTGGCTGGAGGTCGCCCGGGCGCTCGACGACCGGCGGCGTGCCGCGCTGGCCGACTGGACCACGGCGCTTCGCAAGATCGGCAAGGGCACCGGCCGCACCGCGGCGGCCTGGCAGGCGCACGCGCAGCGGGCGATGGCGTCCGCGGTCGAGGCCGTGCCGGTCTGGGTCATGTCGGTGGACCGGGCCATCGAGCAGTTCGCCGGCGGCGCGCACTTCGACGTGGTGATCGTGGACGAGGCGTCGCAGGCCGACCTGTTCGCGCTGCCGGTGCTGTCGCTGGCCGAGCGGGCCGTGGTGGTCGGCGACGACCAGCAGATCGGGCCGCAGCTCGGCTTCGTCGGCTCGGTTTCCGCGCTGATACACAGCCACCTCGGCGACGTGCCGTCCGCCGAGCACTTCGACCCCGAGTCCTCGCTGTACGACCACGCGGTGCGCCGCTCGCCCGAGCGGATCCTGCTCACCGAGCACTTCCGCTGCGTGCCGCAGATCATCGAGTTCTCCTCCCGCCACTACTACGACGGAAAGATCCAGCCGCTGCGCGCGGACCGGCCGCTGTCGGCCCCGGTGCGCGCGGTCTTCATCCCGGACGGCGTGCGCCAGCCGCTGGCACCGTACGGGGACGTGAACGTCGCGGAGGCGGACGCGCTGGTCGAGCAGGTGGCCGCGCTGGTCGCCGACCCGGACTACCGTGGCCGGAGCATCGGCGTGATCAGCCTGCTCAGCACCAGCGGCCAGGCGAACTACCTGCTGGGCGCGCTGCGGGAGGCGATCGGCGAGGACGAGATGGAGGCGCGCCGGCTGCGGGTCGGCGACGCGTACACGTTCCAGGGCGACGAGCGCGACGTGGTGCTGGTGTCGATGGTGGTCTCCGACAACGACGGGCGGCCGGCCGCGTTCACCAAGCGCGAATATCACCGCCGGGTCAACGTCGCCGCGTCGCGGGCCCGCGACCAACTCTGGATCTTCCACTCGGTCCGGGCGTCGTCGCTGCTCGCCGACGACGCGCGGGCGCTGCTGCTGAACTACGCCGTGAACCTGCCGGTGCAGACCACGGCGCCGGACCTGGAGCTGCTCTGCGAGTCCGACTTCGAGCGCGAGGTGCTGCGCCGCCTGGTGAAACGCGGCTACCGGCCGACGCCGCAGTTCCGGATCGGCGGCTACCGGATCGACTTCGTGCTGAACGCGCCGGACGGGCGGCGCCTGGCGATCGAGTGCGACGGCGACGCGTACCACGGGCCGGAGCAGTGGGAGGGCGACATGCGCCGGCAGGCGGTGCTGGAGCGGGTGGGCAACTGCGTCTTCGTCCGCATCCGCGGCAGCATCTTCGCCCGCGAGCCGGAGGCGGCCCTGCGCCCGCTCTGGCAGCGCATCGAGGAGCTCGACGTGGCGCCCTGGCGTGCCGACGAGCCGCCGGCGCTCGTCGGCGATACTCCGTCGGACTCAGAGACGACTCCCAGCGAAGCGGCAGCCGCGGACTAG
- a CDS encoding SDR family NAD(P)-dependent oxidoreductase, translating into MASYVVTGGGRGVGRAVVERLAGAGHDVAVIEFDAAALGWAATHPAAGRIVPVIGDAADPAVAGRAADAVPAPLAGWVNNAAVFADVWLHEAPPHQVATLIHRNLDPVVVGSAAAVRAFLPRGAGAIVNISSHQAQRVVRGALAYATAKAAIEGLTRALAVDYGPRGIRVNAVALGSIATERSDAHLAGLTPAGAERFAREIRLLQPLGRMGRPEEVADVVAFLLSESASFINGVVLPIDGGRAAQGRDPEEA; encoded by the coding sequence ATGGCTTCCTACGTGGTGACCGGCGGCGGGCGCGGCGTCGGCCGGGCCGTCGTGGAGCGGCTGGCCGGCGCGGGCCACGACGTCGCGGTGATCGAGTTCGACGCCGCCGCGCTCGGCTGGGCGGCCACGCATCCGGCGGCCGGGCGGATCGTGCCGGTGATCGGTGACGCCGCCGATCCCGCGGTCGCCGGGCGCGCGGCGGACGCGGTGCCCGCGCCGCTCGCCGGCTGGGTCAACAACGCCGCGGTCTTCGCCGACGTGTGGCTGCACGAGGCACCGCCGCACCAGGTGGCCACGCTGATTCACCGCAACCTCGACCCGGTGGTGGTCGGCAGCGCCGCCGCCGTCCGTGCGTTCCTGCCGCGCGGCGCCGGCGCGATCGTGAACATCTCCTCGCACCAGGCGCAGCGGGTGGTACGCGGTGCGCTCGCCTATGCCACGGCGAAGGCGGCCATCGAGGGGCTGACCAGGGCGCTCGCGGTCGACTATGGACCGCGCGGCATCCGGGTCAACGCGGTGGCGCTCGGGTCGATCGCGACCGAGCGGTCCGACGCGCATCTCGCCGGGCTCACCCCGGCCGGTGCCGAGCGTTTCGCGCGGGAGATCCGGCTGCTCCAGCCGCTGGGCCGGATGGGGCGCCCGGAGGAGGTCGCCGACGTCGTCGCGTTCCTGCTGTCGGAGTCGGCGAGCTTCATCAACGGCGTGGTGCTGCCGATCGACGGCGGTCGCGCGGCGCAGGGCCGGGACCCCGAGGAGGCCTGA
- a CDS encoding S8 family serine peptidase produces MQEAHRSTKGAGITVAVIDSGVWAAHPDLKGAVLPGFDVLGKGDGRDDLEGHGTQMAGVIAGRGRSGGNGVLGIAPAAKILPVSPAGSPLVVSKAIDWAVEHGATVINMSFLTVGSDGLAVAIKKAAEADVVLVAGAGNGHEADADSVYPAAYPEVIAVGATDRAGKHASFSREGPQLDLSAPGADVVVANGDEGKPYERVEGTSVSAAIVSGAAALIRSEYPGLTAAQVVQALEAAAVDKGPAGRDDAYGYGELDLVAALDVAASLTPGSAASASTGTPPISGPEEDDSGIPPVAIAGIGVLVVAGVGVVLAFARRRSRSG; encoded by the coding sequence GTGCAGGAGGCGCACCGGTCCACCAAGGGTGCCGGCATCACCGTTGCCGTGATCGACAGCGGGGTATGGGCCGCGCATCCGGATCTGAAGGGCGCTGTGCTGCCCGGGTTCGACGTGTTGGGCAAGGGCGATGGTCGCGATGATCTTGAGGGTCATGGCACGCAAATGGCGGGCGTCATTGCCGGCCGAGGACGGTCCGGAGGCAACGGAGTGCTGGGCATCGCGCCCGCTGCGAAGATCCTGCCGGTGTCACCGGCCGGCAGCCCATTGGTAGTCAGCAAGGCGATCGATTGGGCGGTCGAGCACGGGGCCACGGTGATCAACATGTCGTTCCTCACCGTGGGGAGTGACGGTTTGGCGGTGGCGATCAAGAAGGCCGCCGAGGCGGATGTCGTGCTGGTCGCCGGTGCGGGAAATGGCCACGAGGCTGATGCCGACAGCGTGTATCCCGCGGCATATCCCGAGGTGATTGCCGTCGGGGCCACGGACCGCGCGGGGAAACACGCATCCTTCTCTCGCGAGGGTCCACAGCTCGATCTGTCCGCACCCGGCGCTGATGTGGTGGTGGCGAACGGTGATGAGGGCAAGCCGTATGAGCGGGTCGAGGGCACGAGCGTTTCGGCGGCGATCGTGTCCGGGGCTGCTGCTCTGATCAGGTCCGAGTATCCCGGGCTCACCGCCGCCCAGGTCGTCCAGGCGCTGGAGGCCGCCGCCGTGGACAAGGGCCCCGCCGGCCGCGACGACGCCTACGGATACGGCGAGTTGGACCTGGTGGCCGCGCTGGACGTGGCCGCCTCCCTGACACCGGGCTCCGCCGCCTCGGCGTCGACCGGCACTCCGCCGATCTCCGGCCCGGAGGAGGACGACTCCGGCATCCCGCCGGTCGCGATCGCCGGGATCGGTGTCCTTGTCGTCGCGGGCGTGGGTGTGGTGCTGGCGTTCGCACGGCGCCGTTCCCGGTCCGGCTGA
- a CDS encoding AAA family ATPase, which produces MILSPETPGAEATRVVDAVLRDLATTDHRGVVVDSPPGAGKSTLVVRAAGVLAATGTSLMIVAQTNEQVDDLIARLGVASPTLSVGRLSAVDYAATERVREHPSCRVGAKVADLGGPPVTIGTAAKWATVTEGTWPWAIVDEAYQMRSDALLRVAPRFERALFVGDPGQLDPFSTVEVDRWTGLSWDPMQSAVAVLLRHNPQLPVHRLPVSWRLPASAAPVVAAAFYPFTGFRSGTGPGERSLSFAAPATTDLDTVLDTAAATGWGLHELPARFTVRTDAEAAAACADLAARALTRDAVAVSEAGSAPLTASRIAIGAAHRDQVAAIRALLPEHARDITVDTANRLQGREYDLTVVLHPLSGRRDATAFHLESGRLCVLTSRHRHACVVVARAGIAELLDAHPSTEPVHLGVPVKFPDGWEANQSMLAHLSGLTAAARP; this is translated from the coding sequence TGGCAACGACCGACCACCGCGGCGTCGTCGTCGACTCCCCGCCCGGCGCGGGCAAGAGCACCCTTGTCGTCCGCGCGGCCGGCGTGCTGGCGGCGACAGGCACCTCCCTGATGATCGTGGCGCAGACGAACGAGCAGGTGGACGACCTGATAGCCCGCCTGGGCGTGGCGTCGCCGACCCTGTCGGTCGGCCGGCTGTCGGCGGTCGACTACGCGGCGACCGAGCGGGTCCGCGAACACCCCAGCTGCCGGGTGGGCGCCAAGGTGGCGGACCTGGGCGGGCCCCCGGTGACGATCGGTACGGCGGCGAAGTGGGCGACGGTCACCGAGGGCACCTGGCCCTGGGCGATCGTCGACGAGGCGTACCAGATGCGCTCGGACGCGCTGCTGCGCGTGGCGCCGCGCTTCGAACGGGCGCTCTTCGTCGGGGACCCCGGGCAGCTGGACCCGTTCTCGACCGTCGAGGTCGATCGCTGGACCGGCCTGTCCTGGGATCCGATGCAGAGCGCGGTGGCGGTGCTGCTACGCCACAACCCGCAGCTACCGGTGCACCGCCTACCCGTCTCGTGGCGCCTGCCGGCGTCCGCGGCCCCGGTCGTCGCGGCGGCGTTCTACCCGTTCACCGGCTTCCGCTCGGGCACCGGGCCGGGCGAGCGGTCCCTGAGCTTCGCCGCGCCGGCCACCACCGACCTCGACACGGTGCTGGACACCGCGGCGGCAACGGGCTGGGGCCTGCACGAGCTGCCGGCGCGGTTCACGGTCCGCACCGACGCCGAGGCCGCGGCGGCGTGCGCCGACCTCGCGGCCCGGGCGCTGACCCGGGACGCGGTCGCCGTGTCCGAGGCGGGCTCGGCGCCGCTGACCGCGTCGCGGATCGCGATCGGCGCCGCACACCGGGACCAGGTGGCGGCGATCCGCGCCCTGCTGCCGGAGCACGCGCGGGACATCACGGTCGACACCGCGAACCGCCTACAGGGCCGCGAGTACGACCTGACCGTCGTGCTGCACCCGCTGTCCGGGCGGCGGGACGCGACCGCCTTCCACCTGGAGTCGGGGCGGCTGTGCGTGCTCACGTCCCGGCATCGGCACGCCTGCGTGGTGGTGGCCCGGGCGGGCATCGCGGAACTGCTGGACGCGCACCCGTCGACGGAGCCGGTCCACCTTGGCGTGCCGGTGAAGTTCCCGGACGGCTGGGAGGCGAACCAGTCGATGCTCGCCCACCTGAGCGGGCTCACCGCCGCAGCCAGGCCCTGA